From a single Prionailurus bengalensis isolate Pbe53 chromosome A1, Fcat_Pben_1.1_paternal_pri, whole genome shotgun sequence genomic region:
- the TERT gene encoding telomerase reverse transcriptase isoform X4 has translation MPRAPRCRAVRALLRGRYREVLPLATFMRRLGPQGRRLVRRGDPAAFRALVAQCLVCVPWDARPAPVGPSFRQVGCPGDPARACRGGRGRAARSGPGAPPSPAPQDPSTPQVSCLKELVARVVQRLCERGARNVLAFGFALLDGARGGPPVAFTTSVRSYLPNTVTETLRGSGAWGLLLRRVGDDVLAHLLTRCALYLLVAPSCAYQVCGPPLYDLCAPAATRPLATSGHRPGTRMDLRPTRQARNAGGRRRRGGGGSSPPLAKRPRHDVTPEPERGPDRPSSRAPPRGAHGLSGGEPGAVTSARAAAEANSGEGGPPGTRLTSAGAQLSRPQGVPLSHLSHPETKHFLYCPGGKERLRPSFLLSALQPSLTGARTLLEAIFLGSKCPRPGAARRTRRLPARYWRMRPLFRELLANHARCPYDALLRTHCPLRAPAPAEGSSGGVGGGADGCALGRPPGAPGGLLQLLRQHSSPWQVYAFLRACLCRLVPAGLWGSGHNRRRFLRNVKKFVSLGKHAKLSLQELTWKMRVQDCAWLRGSPGARCVPAAEHRRREEVLAKLLCWLMGTYVVELLKSFFYVTETTFQKNRLFFYRKRIWSQLQSIGIRRHFNSVHLRELSEAEVRRHQEARPTLLTSKLRFLPKPSGLRPIVNMDYVVGARTFRRDKKVRHLTSQVKNLFSVLNYERARRPSLLGASVLGMDDIHRVWRSFVLRVRAQDPAPQLYFVKVDVTGAYDALPQDKLVEVIANVIRPQENTYCVRQYAVVQRTAQGHVRKSFKRHVSTFVDLQPYMRQFVEHLQETSSLRDAVVIEQSSSLNETGHSLFHLFLRLVHNHVIRIGGKSYVQCQGIPQGSILSTLLCSLCYGDMESRLFSGIQQDGVLLRLVDDFLLVTPHLAQAQAFLRTLVSGVPEYGCTANLQKTAVNFPVDTGAPGSAAPLQLPAHCLFPWCGLLLDTRTLEVFCDYSSYAQTSIRSSLTFSQGTRPGRNMRRKLLAVMRLKCCAVFLDLQVNSIHTVYTNIYKIFLLQAYRFHACVLQFPFNQPVRKNPSFFLRVIADTASRCYSLLKAKNTGLSLGAKGASGPFPSEAARWLCLHAFLLKLARHSGTYRCLLGPLRAAKAQLRRQLPRATLDALEAAASPGLPADFRTILD, from the exons ATGCCGCGCGCGCCCAGGTGCAGAGCGGTGCGCGCCCTGCTGCGTGGCCGCTACCGCGAGGTGCTGCCCTTGGCTACCTTCATGCGGCGCCTGGGGCCGCAAGGCCGGCGGCTCGTGCGGCGCGGGGACCCGGCGGCCTTCCGCGCGCTGGTGGCCCAGTGCCTGGTGTGCGTGCCCTGGGACGCGCGGCCGGCCCCCGTCGGCCCGTCCTTCCGCCAGGTGGGCTGCCCTGGGGACCCCGCTCGGGCCTGccggggtgggagagggagggctgCGCGCTCAGGCCCCGGGGCGCCTCCGTCCCCAGCACCTCAGGACCCCTCCACCCCGCAGGTGTCCTGCCTCAAGGAGCTGGTGGCCAGGGTGGTGCAGAGGCTCTGCGAACGCGGCGCCAGGAACGTGCTGGCGTTCGGCTTCGCCCTGCTGGACGGGGCCCGCGGCGGGCCGCCGGTGGCCTTCACGACCAGCGTGCGCAGCTACCTGCCCAACACGGTAACCGAGACCCTGCGCGGCAGCGGCGCCTGGGGGCTGCTGCTGCGCCGTGTGGGCGACGATGTGCTCGCCCACCTGCTGACGCGCTGCGCGCTCTACCTTCTGGTGGCCCCGAGTTGCGCCTATCAGGTGTGCGGGCCGCCGCTCTACGACCTCTGTGCACCTGCCGCCACTCGGCCCCTCGCCACCTCCGGCCACCGGCCTGGGACCCGGATGGACCTCAGACCCACGCGCCAGGCCCGAAACGCGGGCGGGAGGCGGCGTCGGGGCGGCGGCGGGAGCAGCCCGCCTCTAGCCAAGAGGCCCAGGCACGACGTGACCCCAGAGCCCGAGCGGGGGCCAGACAGGCCGTCTTCCCGGGCCCCCCCGCGCGGGGCCCACGGGCTGAGTGGCGGCGAACCTGGCGCAGTGACATCTGCCAGGGCCGCCGCGGAGGCCAACTCCGGGGAGGGAGGGCCCCCTGGGACTCGGCTCACCTCCGCAGGCGCACAGCTGTCTCGGCCCCAGGGCGTGCCCCTATCACACCTATCACACCCTGAGACCAAGCACTTCCTCTACTGCCCGGGAGGCAAGGAGCGGCTGCgcccctccttcctgctcagTGCCCTGCAGCCTAGCCTGACAGGGGCCCGGACACTCCTGGAGGCCATCTTTCTGGGCTCTAAGTGTCCGCGGCCAGGGGCTGCCCGCAGGACTCGCCGCCTGCCCGCTCGCTACTGGCGGATGCGGCCCCTGTTCCGAGAGCTGCTTGCCAACCACGCCCGGTGCCCCTACGACGCGCTCCTCAGGACGCACTGCCCGCTTCGAGCCCCGGCCCCTGCGGAGGGGTCCAGCGGCGGGGTCGGCGGGGGGGCGGACGGCTGCGCCCTGGGGCGGCCCCCGGGAGCCCCCGGAGGCCTGCTCCAGCTTCTCCGGCAGCACAGCAGCCCCTGGCAGGTGTACGCTTTCCTGCGGGCCTGCCTGTGCAGGCTCGTGCCCGCTGGACTCTGGGGCTCCGGGCACAACCGGCGCCGCTTCTTGAGGAACGTGAAGAAGTTCGTCTCCCTGGGGAAGCACGCTAAGCTCTCGCTGCAGGAGCTGACCTGGAAGATGCGGGTGCAGGACTGTGCCTGGCTGCGCGGGAGCCCAG GGGCCCGCTGTGTCCCAGCCGCCGAACACCGCCGCAGAGAGGAGGTCCTGGCCAAGCTCCTGTGCTGGTTGATGGGCACGTACGTGGTCGAGCTGCTCAAGTCCTTTTTTTACGTCACGGAAACCACATTTCAGAAGAACCGGCTCTTCTTCTACCGGAAGAGGATCTGGAGCCAGTTGCAGAGCATAGGAATCAG ACGACACTTCAATAGTGTGCATCTTCGAGAACTGTCAGAAGCAGAGGTCAGGAGACACCAGGAAGCCAGACCCACTCTGCTGACATCCAAACTCCGCTTCCTCCCCAAGCCCAGTGGGCTTCGGCCAATCGTGAACATGGACTACGTTGTGGGAGCCAGAACGTTCCGCAGAGACAAGAAG GTCCGGCACCTCACCTCGCAAGTGAAGAACCTGTTCAGTGTGCTGAACTACGAGCGGGCCCGGCGGCCCAGCCTCCTAGGggcctctgtgctgggcatggacgACATCCACAGGGTCTGGCGTAGCTTTGTGCTGCGCGTGCGGGCTCAGGACCCAGCGCCCCAGCTGTACTTTGTCAAG GTGGACGTGACGGGGGCCTACGATGCCCTCCCTCAGGACAAGCTGGTGGAGGTGATCGCCAACGTGATCAGGCCTCAAGAAAACACGTACTGCGTGCGCCAGTATGCAGTGGTCCAGAGAACCGCCCAGGGGCACGTCCGCAAGTCCTTCAAGAGACAC GTGTCCACCTTCGTGGACCTCCAGCCTTACATGAGACAGTTCGTGGAGCATCTACAGGAGACAAGCTCCCTGAGGGATGCCGTGGTCATCGAGCAG AGCTCCTCTCTGAACGAGACTGGCCACAGCCTTTTCCACCTCTTCCTGCGCCTGGTGCACAACCACGTCATCAGGATCGGGGGCAA GTCCTACGTGCAGTGTCAGGGGATCCCCCAGGGCTCCATCCTGTCCACTCTGCTCTGCAGCCTGTGCTACGGGGACATGGAGAGCAGGCTGTTTTCCGGGATCCAGCAGGACGG GGTGCTCCTGCGTCTGGTGGACGACTTCCTGCTGGTCACGCCTCACCTGGCGCAAGCCCAAGCCTTTCTCAG GACCCTGGTCAGCGGTGTTCCTGAGTATGGCTGCACAGCCAACTTGCAGAAGACGGCAGTGAACTTCCCCGTGGACACTGGCGCCCCGGGCAGTGCGGCCCCCCTCCAGCTGCCCGCCCACTGCCTGTTCCCCTGGTGCGGTTTGCTGCTGGACACGCGGACCCTGGAGGTGTTCTGCGACTACTCCAG TTACGCCCAGACCTCCATCCGCTCGAGCCTGACCTTCAGCCAGGGCACCAGGCCCGGGAGGAACATGCGTCGCAAGCTGCTTGCGGTCATGCGGCTGAAGTGCTGCGCTGTGTTTCTGGATCTGCAG GTAAACAGCATCCACACGGTTTATACAAACATTTACAAGATTTTCTTGCTGCAGGCCTACAG GTTCCACGCGTGCGTGCTCCAGTTTCCGTTCAACCAGCCGGTGAGGAAGAACCCCTCCTTTTTCCTCCGTGTCATCGCGGACACCGCGTCGCGCTGCTACTCCCTCCTGAAAGCCAAGAACACAG ggctgtCCCTAGGGGCCAAGGGCGCCTCCGGCCCGTTTCCTTCAGAGGCCGCCCGGTGGCTCTGCCTGCACGCCTTCCTGCTCAAGCTGGCTCGTCACAGCGGCACCTACAGGTGTCTTCTGGGACCGCTCCGGGCGG CCAAAGCACAGCTGCGTCGGCAGCTCCCGAGGGCCACCCTGGATGCCCTGGAGGCAGCAGCCTCCCCGGGCCTGCCCGCAGACTTCAGGACCATCTTGGACTGA
- the TERT gene encoding telomerase reverse transcriptase isoform X3 — MPRAPRCRAVRALLRGRYREVLPLATFMRRLGPQGRRLVRRGDPAAFRALVAQCLVCVPWDARPAPVGPSFRQVGCPGDPARACRGGRGRAARSGPGAPPSPAPQDPSTPQVSCLKELVARVVQRLCERGARNVLAFGFALLDGARGGPPVAFTTSVRSYLPNTVTETLRGSGAWGLLLRRVGDDVLAHLLTRCALYLLVAPSCAYQVCGPPLYDLCAPAATRPLATSGHRPGTRMDLRPTRQARNAGGRRRRGGGGSSPPLAKRPRHDVTPEPERGPDRPSSRAPPRGAHGLSGGEPGAVTSARAAAEANSGEGGPPGTRLTSAGAQLSRPQGVPLSHLSHPETKHFLYCPGGKERLRPSFLLSALQPSLTGARTLLEAIFLGSKCPRPGAARRTRRLPARYWRMRPLFRELLANHARCPYDALLRTHCPLRAPAPAEGSSGGVGGGADGCALGRPPGAPGGLLQLLRQHSSPWQVYAFLRACLCRLVPAGLWGSGHNRRRFLRNVKKFVSLGKHAKLSLQELTWKMRVQDCAWLRGSPGARCVPAAEHRRREEVLAKLLCWLMGTYVVELLKSFFYVTETTFQKNRLFFYRKRIWSQLQSIGIRRHFNSVHLRELSEAEVRRHQEARPTLLTSKLRFLPKPSGLRPIVNMDYVVGARTFRRDKKVRHLTSQVKNLFSVLNYERARRPSLLGASVLGMDDIHRVWRSFVLRVRAQDPAPQLYFVKVDVTGAYDALPQDKLVEVIANVIRPQENTYCVRQYAVVQRTAQGHVRKSFKRHVSTFVDLQPYMRQFVEHLQETSSLRDAVVIEQSSSLNETGHSLFHLFLRLVHNHVIRIGGKSYVQCQGIPQGSILSTLLCSLCYGDMESRLFSGIQQDGVLLRLVDDFLLVTPHLAQAQAFLRTLVSGVPEYGCTANLQKTAVNFPVDTGAPGSAAPLQLPAHCLFPWCGLLLDTRTLEVFCDYSSYAQTSIRSSLTFSQGTRPGRNMRRKLLAVMRLKCCAVFLDLQVPRVRAPVSVQPAGEEEPLLFPPCHRGHRVALLLPPESQEHRAVPRGQGRLRPVSFRGRPVALPARLPAQAGSSQRHLQVSSGTAPGGQSTAASAAPEGHPGCPGGSSLPGPARRLQDHLGLMARPPGRPGRAPRGSTSRVGWAS; from the exons ATGCCGCGCGCGCCCAGGTGCAGAGCGGTGCGCGCCCTGCTGCGTGGCCGCTACCGCGAGGTGCTGCCCTTGGCTACCTTCATGCGGCGCCTGGGGCCGCAAGGCCGGCGGCTCGTGCGGCGCGGGGACCCGGCGGCCTTCCGCGCGCTGGTGGCCCAGTGCCTGGTGTGCGTGCCCTGGGACGCGCGGCCGGCCCCCGTCGGCCCGTCCTTCCGCCAGGTGGGCTGCCCTGGGGACCCCGCTCGGGCCTGccggggtgggagagggagggctgCGCGCTCAGGCCCCGGGGCGCCTCCGTCCCCAGCACCTCAGGACCCCTCCACCCCGCAGGTGTCCTGCCTCAAGGAGCTGGTGGCCAGGGTGGTGCAGAGGCTCTGCGAACGCGGCGCCAGGAACGTGCTGGCGTTCGGCTTCGCCCTGCTGGACGGGGCCCGCGGCGGGCCGCCGGTGGCCTTCACGACCAGCGTGCGCAGCTACCTGCCCAACACGGTAACCGAGACCCTGCGCGGCAGCGGCGCCTGGGGGCTGCTGCTGCGCCGTGTGGGCGACGATGTGCTCGCCCACCTGCTGACGCGCTGCGCGCTCTACCTTCTGGTGGCCCCGAGTTGCGCCTATCAGGTGTGCGGGCCGCCGCTCTACGACCTCTGTGCACCTGCCGCCACTCGGCCCCTCGCCACCTCCGGCCACCGGCCTGGGACCCGGATGGACCTCAGACCCACGCGCCAGGCCCGAAACGCGGGCGGGAGGCGGCGTCGGGGCGGCGGCGGGAGCAGCCCGCCTCTAGCCAAGAGGCCCAGGCACGACGTGACCCCAGAGCCCGAGCGGGGGCCAGACAGGCCGTCTTCCCGGGCCCCCCCGCGCGGGGCCCACGGGCTGAGTGGCGGCGAACCTGGCGCAGTGACATCTGCCAGGGCCGCCGCGGAGGCCAACTCCGGGGAGGGAGGGCCCCCTGGGACTCGGCTCACCTCCGCAGGCGCACAGCTGTCTCGGCCCCAGGGCGTGCCCCTATCACACCTATCACACCCTGAGACCAAGCACTTCCTCTACTGCCCGGGAGGCAAGGAGCGGCTGCgcccctccttcctgctcagTGCCCTGCAGCCTAGCCTGACAGGGGCCCGGACACTCCTGGAGGCCATCTTTCTGGGCTCTAAGTGTCCGCGGCCAGGGGCTGCCCGCAGGACTCGCCGCCTGCCCGCTCGCTACTGGCGGATGCGGCCCCTGTTCCGAGAGCTGCTTGCCAACCACGCCCGGTGCCCCTACGACGCGCTCCTCAGGACGCACTGCCCGCTTCGAGCCCCGGCCCCTGCGGAGGGGTCCAGCGGCGGGGTCGGCGGGGGGGCGGACGGCTGCGCCCTGGGGCGGCCCCCGGGAGCCCCCGGAGGCCTGCTCCAGCTTCTCCGGCAGCACAGCAGCCCCTGGCAGGTGTACGCTTTCCTGCGGGCCTGCCTGTGCAGGCTCGTGCCCGCTGGACTCTGGGGCTCCGGGCACAACCGGCGCCGCTTCTTGAGGAACGTGAAGAAGTTCGTCTCCCTGGGGAAGCACGCTAAGCTCTCGCTGCAGGAGCTGACCTGGAAGATGCGGGTGCAGGACTGTGCCTGGCTGCGCGGGAGCCCAG GGGCCCGCTGTGTCCCAGCCGCCGAACACCGCCGCAGAGAGGAGGTCCTGGCCAAGCTCCTGTGCTGGTTGATGGGCACGTACGTGGTCGAGCTGCTCAAGTCCTTTTTTTACGTCACGGAAACCACATTTCAGAAGAACCGGCTCTTCTTCTACCGGAAGAGGATCTGGAGCCAGTTGCAGAGCATAGGAATCAG ACGACACTTCAATAGTGTGCATCTTCGAGAACTGTCAGAAGCAGAGGTCAGGAGACACCAGGAAGCCAGACCCACTCTGCTGACATCCAAACTCCGCTTCCTCCCCAAGCCCAGTGGGCTTCGGCCAATCGTGAACATGGACTACGTTGTGGGAGCCAGAACGTTCCGCAGAGACAAGAAG GTCCGGCACCTCACCTCGCAAGTGAAGAACCTGTTCAGTGTGCTGAACTACGAGCGGGCCCGGCGGCCCAGCCTCCTAGGggcctctgtgctgggcatggacgACATCCACAGGGTCTGGCGTAGCTTTGTGCTGCGCGTGCGGGCTCAGGACCCAGCGCCCCAGCTGTACTTTGTCAAG GTGGACGTGACGGGGGCCTACGATGCCCTCCCTCAGGACAAGCTGGTGGAGGTGATCGCCAACGTGATCAGGCCTCAAGAAAACACGTACTGCGTGCGCCAGTATGCAGTGGTCCAGAGAACCGCCCAGGGGCACGTCCGCAAGTCCTTCAAGAGACAC GTGTCCACCTTCGTGGACCTCCAGCCTTACATGAGACAGTTCGTGGAGCATCTACAGGAGACAAGCTCCCTGAGGGATGCCGTGGTCATCGAGCAG AGCTCCTCTCTGAACGAGACTGGCCACAGCCTTTTCCACCTCTTCCTGCGCCTGGTGCACAACCACGTCATCAGGATCGGGGGCAA GTCCTACGTGCAGTGTCAGGGGATCCCCCAGGGCTCCATCCTGTCCACTCTGCTCTGCAGCCTGTGCTACGGGGACATGGAGAGCAGGCTGTTTTCCGGGATCCAGCAGGACGG GGTGCTCCTGCGTCTGGTGGACGACTTCCTGCTGGTCACGCCTCACCTGGCGCAAGCCCAAGCCTTTCTCAG GACCCTGGTCAGCGGTGTTCCTGAGTATGGCTGCACAGCCAACTTGCAGAAGACGGCAGTGAACTTCCCCGTGGACACTGGCGCCCCGGGCAGTGCGGCCCCCCTCCAGCTGCCCGCCCACTGCCTGTTCCCCTGGTGCGGTTTGCTGCTGGACACGCGGACCCTGGAGGTGTTCTGCGACTACTCCAG TTACGCCCAGACCTCCATCCGCTCGAGCCTGACCTTCAGCCAGGGCACCAGGCCCGGGAGGAACATGCGTCGCAAGCTGCTTGCGGTCATGCGGCTGAAGTGCTGCGCTGTGTTTCTGGATCTGCAG GTTCCACGCGTGCGTGCTCCAGTTTCCGTTCAACCAGCCGGTGAGGAAGAACCCCTCCTTTTTCCTCCGTGTCATCGCGGACACCGCGTCGCGCTGCTACTCCCTCCTGAAAGCCAAGAACACAG ggctgtCCCTAGGGGCCAAGGGCGCCTCCGGCCCGTTTCCTTCAGAGGCCGCCCGGTGGCTCTGCCTGCACGCCTTCCTGCTCAAGCTGGCTCGTCACAGCGGCACCTACAGGTGTCTTCTGGGACCGCTCCGGGCGG CCAAAGCACAGCTGCGTCGGCAGCTCCCGAGGGCCACCCTGGATGCCCTGGAGGCAGCAGCCTCCCCGGGCCTGCCCGCAGACTTCAGGACCATCTTGGACTGATGGCCCGTCCTCCTGGCAGGCCGGGGCGGGCTCCACGTGGCTCCACGTCACGGGTGGGGTGGGCCAGCTGA
- the TERT gene encoding telomerase reverse transcriptase isoform X1, whose protein sequence is MPRAPRCRAVRALLRGRYREVLPLATFMRRLGPQGRRLVRRGDPAAFRALVAQCLVCVPWDARPAPVGPSFRQVGCPGDPARACRGGRGRAARSGPGAPPSPAPQDPSTPQVSCLKELVARVVQRLCERGARNVLAFGFALLDGARGGPPVAFTTSVRSYLPNTVTETLRGSGAWGLLLRRVGDDVLAHLLTRCALYLLVAPSCAYQVCGPPLYDLCAPAATRPLATSGHRPGTRMDLRPTRQARNAGGRRRRGGGGSSPPLAKRPRHDVTPEPERGPDRPSSRAPPRGAHGLSGGEPGAVTSARAAAEANSGEGGPPGTRLTSAGAQLSRPQGVPLSHLSHPETKHFLYCPGGKERLRPSFLLSALQPSLTGARTLLEAIFLGSKCPRPGAARRTRRLPARYWRMRPLFRELLANHARCPYDALLRTHCPLRAPAPAEGSSGGVGGGADGCALGRPPGAPGGLLQLLRQHSSPWQVYAFLRACLCRLVPAGLWGSGHNRRRFLRNVKKFVSLGKHAKLSLQELTWKMRVQDCAWLRGSPGARCVPAAEHRRREEVLAKLLCWLMGTYVVELLKSFFYVTETTFQKNRLFFYRKRIWSQLQSIGIRRHFNSVHLRELSEAEVRRHQEARPTLLTSKLRFLPKPSGLRPIVNMDYVVGARTFRRDKKVRHLTSQVKNLFSVLNYERARRPSLLGASVLGMDDIHRVWRSFVLRVRAQDPAPQLYFVKVDVTGAYDALPQDKLVEVIANVIRPQENTYCVRQYAVVQRTAQGHVRKSFKRHVSTFVDLQPYMRQFVEHLQETSSLRDAVVIEQSSSLNETGHSLFHLFLRLVHNHVIRIGGKSYVQCQGIPQGSILSTLLCSLCYGDMESRLFSGIQQDGVLLRLVDDFLLVTPHLAQAQAFLRTLVSGVPEYGCTANLQKTAVNFPVDTGAPGSAAPLQLPAHCLFPWCGLLLDTRTLEVFCDYSSYAQTSIRSSLTFSQGTRPGRNMRRKLLAVMRLKCCAVFLDLQVNSIHTVYTNIYKIFLLQAYRFHACVLQFPFNQPVRKNPSFFLRVIADTASRCYSLLKAKNTGLSLGAKGASGPFPSEAARWLCLHAFLLKLARHSGTYRCLLGPLRAGEWHGERQPLGRPAGQAQGPVLPCACMGSVAPPRLTGGGWVWSPGDGVQVSRVAGSFSPQDLDTHRPPHLPTPAVRGERPPSLHKGVPQAPAPTLAQGPQQQVFP, encoded by the exons ATGCCGCGCGCGCCCAGGTGCAGAGCGGTGCGCGCCCTGCTGCGTGGCCGCTACCGCGAGGTGCTGCCCTTGGCTACCTTCATGCGGCGCCTGGGGCCGCAAGGCCGGCGGCTCGTGCGGCGCGGGGACCCGGCGGCCTTCCGCGCGCTGGTGGCCCAGTGCCTGGTGTGCGTGCCCTGGGACGCGCGGCCGGCCCCCGTCGGCCCGTCCTTCCGCCAGGTGGGCTGCCCTGGGGACCCCGCTCGGGCCTGccggggtgggagagggagggctgCGCGCTCAGGCCCCGGGGCGCCTCCGTCCCCAGCACCTCAGGACCCCTCCACCCCGCAGGTGTCCTGCCTCAAGGAGCTGGTGGCCAGGGTGGTGCAGAGGCTCTGCGAACGCGGCGCCAGGAACGTGCTGGCGTTCGGCTTCGCCCTGCTGGACGGGGCCCGCGGCGGGCCGCCGGTGGCCTTCACGACCAGCGTGCGCAGCTACCTGCCCAACACGGTAACCGAGACCCTGCGCGGCAGCGGCGCCTGGGGGCTGCTGCTGCGCCGTGTGGGCGACGATGTGCTCGCCCACCTGCTGACGCGCTGCGCGCTCTACCTTCTGGTGGCCCCGAGTTGCGCCTATCAGGTGTGCGGGCCGCCGCTCTACGACCTCTGTGCACCTGCCGCCACTCGGCCCCTCGCCACCTCCGGCCACCGGCCTGGGACCCGGATGGACCTCAGACCCACGCGCCAGGCCCGAAACGCGGGCGGGAGGCGGCGTCGGGGCGGCGGCGGGAGCAGCCCGCCTCTAGCCAAGAGGCCCAGGCACGACGTGACCCCAGAGCCCGAGCGGGGGCCAGACAGGCCGTCTTCCCGGGCCCCCCCGCGCGGGGCCCACGGGCTGAGTGGCGGCGAACCTGGCGCAGTGACATCTGCCAGGGCCGCCGCGGAGGCCAACTCCGGGGAGGGAGGGCCCCCTGGGACTCGGCTCACCTCCGCAGGCGCACAGCTGTCTCGGCCCCAGGGCGTGCCCCTATCACACCTATCACACCCTGAGACCAAGCACTTCCTCTACTGCCCGGGAGGCAAGGAGCGGCTGCgcccctccttcctgctcagTGCCCTGCAGCCTAGCCTGACAGGGGCCCGGACACTCCTGGAGGCCATCTTTCTGGGCTCTAAGTGTCCGCGGCCAGGGGCTGCCCGCAGGACTCGCCGCCTGCCCGCTCGCTACTGGCGGATGCGGCCCCTGTTCCGAGAGCTGCTTGCCAACCACGCCCGGTGCCCCTACGACGCGCTCCTCAGGACGCACTGCCCGCTTCGAGCCCCGGCCCCTGCGGAGGGGTCCAGCGGCGGGGTCGGCGGGGGGGCGGACGGCTGCGCCCTGGGGCGGCCCCCGGGAGCCCCCGGAGGCCTGCTCCAGCTTCTCCGGCAGCACAGCAGCCCCTGGCAGGTGTACGCTTTCCTGCGGGCCTGCCTGTGCAGGCTCGTGCCCGCTGGACTCTGGGGCTCCGGGCACAACCGGCGCCGCTTCTTGAGGAACGTGAAGAAGTTCGTCTCCCTGGGGAAGCACGCTAAGCTCTCGCTGCAGGAGCTGACCTGGAAGATGCGGGTGCAGGACTGTGCCTGGCTGCGCGGGAGCCCAG GGGCCCGCTGTGTCCCAGCCGCCGAACACCGCCGCAGAGAGGAGGTCCTGGCCAAGCTCCTGTGCTGGTTGATGGGCACGTACGTGGTCGAGCTGCTCAAGTCCTTTTTTTACGTCACGGAAACCACATTTCAGAAGAACCGGCTCTTCTTCTACCGGAAGAGGATCTGGAGCCAGTTGCAGAGCATAGGAATCAG ACGACACTTCAATAGTGTGCATCTTCGAGAACTGTCAGAAGCAGAGGTCAGGAGACACCAGGAAGCCAGACCCACTCTGCTGACATCCAAACTCCGCTTCCTCCCCAAGCCCAGTGGGCTTCGGCCAATCGTGAACATGGACTACGTTGTGGGAGCCAGAACGTTCCGCAGAGACAAGAAG GTCCGGCACCTCACCTCGCAAGTGAAGAACCTGTTCAGTGTGCTGAACTACGAGCGGGCCCGGCGGCCCAGCCTCCTAGGggcctctgtgctgggcatggacgACATCCACAGGGTCTGGCGTAGCTTTGTGCTGCGCGTGCGGGCTCAGGACCCAGCGCCCCAGCTGTACTTTGTCAAG GTGGACGTGACGGGGGCCTACGATGCCCTCCCTCAGGACAAGCTGGTGGAGGTGATCGCCAACGTGATCAGGCCTCAAGAAAACACGTACTGCGTGCGCCAGTATGCAGTGGTCCAGAGAACCGCCCAGGGGCACGTCCGCAAGTCCTTCAAGAGACAC GTGTCCACCTTCGTGGACCTCCAGCCTTACATGAGACAGTTCGTGGAGCATCTACAGGAGACAAGCTCCCTGAGGGATGCCGTGGTCATCGAGCAG AGCTCCTCTCTGAACGAGACTGGCCACAGCCTTTTCCACCTCTTCCTGCGCCTGGTGCACAACCACGTCATCAGGATCGGGGGCAA GTCCTACGTGCAGTGTCAGGGGATCCCCCAGGGCTCCATCCTGTCCACTCTGCTCTGCAGCCTGTGCTACGGGGACATGGAGAGCAGGCTGTTTTCCGGGATCCAGCAGGACGG GGTGCTCCTGCGTCTGGTGGACGACTTCCTGCTGGTCACGCCTCACCTGGCGCAAGCCCAAGCCTTTCTCAG GACCCTGGTCAGCGGTGTTCCTGAGTATGGCTGCACAGCCAACTTGCAGAAGACGGCAGTGAACTTCCCCGTGGACACTGGCGCCCCGGGCAGTGCGGCCCCCCTCCAGCTGCCCGCCCACTGCCTGTTCCCCTGGTGCGGTTTGCTGCTGGACACGCGGACCCTGGAGGTGTTCTGCGACTACTCCAG TTACGCCCAGACCTCCATCCGCTCGAGCCTGACCTTCAGCCAGGGCACCAGGCCCGGGAGGAACATGCGTCGCAAGCTGCTTGCGGTCATGCGGCTGAAGTGCTGCGCTGTGTTTCTGGATCTGCAG GTAAACAGCATCCACACGGTTTATACAAACATTTACAAGATTTTCTTGCTGCAGGCCTACAG GTTCCACGCGTGCGTGCTCCAGTTTCCGTTCAACCAGCCGGTGAGGAAGAACCCCTCCTTTTTCCTCCGTGTCATCGCGGACACCGCGTCGCGCTGCTACTCCCTCCTGAAAGCCAAGAACACAG ggctgtCCCTAGGGGCCAAGGGCGCCTCCGGCCCGTTTCCTTCAGAGGCCGCCCGGTGGCTCTGCCTGCACGCCTTCCTGCTCAAGCTGGCTCGTCACAGCGGCACCTACAGGTGTCTTCTGGGACCGCTCCGGGCGGGTGAGTGGCACGGCGAGCGCCAGCCCCTGGGGCGCCCCGCCGGGCAGGCACAGGGCCCTGTCCTCCCATGTGCTTGCATGGGCAGCGTGGCCCCTCCACGTCTCACTGGTGGTGGCTGGGTCTGGAGCCCAGGTGATGGGGTTCAGGTGTCCCGGGTTGCAGGCTCTTTCTCACCACAGGACCTGGACACCCACCggccaccccacctccccacacctgCTGTCCGTGGGGagaggcccccctccctccacaagGGAGtcccccaggcccctgccccgACACTGGCACAGGGCCCCCAGCAACAAGTCTTTCCCTAA